A section of the Sporolituus thermophilus DSM 23256 genome encodes:
- a CDS encoding DUF3656 domain-containing U32 family peptidase — protein MRTVVELLAPVGSKEALVAALESGADAVYLGGKMFGARHYAPNFTDEELAEAVRLAHLRGISVYVTVNTLVDNGEMPLLIDYLRYLYTIGVDAIIVQDIGVACIAKTVVPHLPIHASTQMTVHNLAGVQFLAEHGFTRAVLARELSLDDIAYICRHAPIEIETFIHGALCICYSGQCLMSSLIGGRSGNRGRCAQPCRLPYTLVDKEGRNILEGRDAGEYLLSPKDLKTIEHIPRLIEAGVVSLKIEGRMKRPEYVAVVVDTYRRAIDAYLANKTNFTVSTQDHKDLAQIFNRDFTTAYLFGKEGRFMMSDRRPNNRGVRIGRVIDYSPREKTAVIRLDEPLALGDMVEFWVKVGGRVCTNVTALKLQGQDVPEAPAGRAVAIPVPSPVRPGDRVFKTFDAKLMERARAFFNTGAPLRRIAVDAEVDVGEGRPLTITFTDVDGFRGAAATNFIAERAIKRPLTAETVKKQLERLGTTVFALRNLICRIEGEVMVPLSEINEARRKAVEALEQARLSRYRRPDLSPRSITLEELCPPDKAASAKAKTELIVNVDTLEKLEAALVAGADWVLYGGETYNHRSITADEYRQAVELTRYHGRKIILNTPRLVKEWQIPGLRKELELFTEICPDGISVGNLGSLHIARQICPLPLHADFSFNIYNSAAVCFLTEQGVASLTLSPELNFDQIEKIAGWGSAALECIVHGYLPLMVSEYCVVGSFIGALHTGNCNQACLRGEYWLRDRMNEKFAVATDQFCRMHILNAKELNMLPHVMKFIQLGIDRIRIEAKTGDPAYVQRITQLYRQLLDFGEDHPLLIKGDFSTVEHADITRGHYFRGVL, from the coding sequence ATGAGAACAGTGGTTGAATTGCTTGCCCCGGTTGGGAGTAAGGAGGCGCTGGTGGCGGCGCTGGAGAGTGGCGCTGACGCGGTTTATTTAGGTGGTAAGATGTTTGGGGCACGCCATTATGCTCCCAACTTTACCGATGAAGAGCTCGCGGAAGCCGTGCGGCTGGCCCACCTGCGCGGCATTTCGGTTTATGTCACGGTCAATACCCTTGTTGATAATGGGGAAATGCCATTGCTTATCGATTACCTTCGTTATTTATACACAATCGGCGTGGATGCGATTATTGTACAGGACATAGGCGTGGCCTGTATCGCCAAAACCGTTGTGCCCCATCTGCCAATTCATGCCAGTACACAGATGACAGTTCATAACTTGGCCGGAGTGCAGTTTTTGGCCGAGCACGGCTTTACCCGCGCAGTACTTGCCCGCGAGCTTTCTCTGGATGATATAGCTTATATTTGCCGTCATGCTCCCATTGAAATTGAGACTTTCATTCATGGTGCACTTTGTATATGCTATTCGGGACAATGTCTTATGAGCAGTCTAATCGGCGGGCGCAGCGGCAACCGCGGGCGATGTGCACAGCCTTGCCGTCTTCCTTATACTCTGGTGGACAAAGAGGGGCGCAATATTCTTGAAGGTCGGGATGCGGGCGAATATTTATTAAGTCCCAAAGACCTAAAAACTATCGAACATATACCCCGCCTCATCGAGGCTGGTGTTGTATCGCTTAAAATCGAAGGACGGATGAAGCGGCCGGAATATGTCGCGGTAGTCGTGGACACATACCGGCGCGCGATAGATGCTTATTTAGCAAATAAAACGAATTTTACCGTAAGTACACAGGACCATAAGGATTTAGCCCAAATTTTTAACCGCGATTTTACAACCGCCTACCTCTTCGGAAAAGAAGGCAGATTTATGATGAGTGACCGTCGGCCTAATAATCGCGGCGTTCGCATTGGCCGGGTAATAGACTATTCGCCGCGGGAGAAGACGGCGGTAATTCGGCTGGATGAGCCGCTGGCGCTTGGCGATATGGTAGAATTTTGGGTCAAAGTAGGCGGTCGGGTTTGCACGAACGTGACCGCGCTGAAACTGCAGGGCCAAGATGTCCCGGAAGCACCGGCAGGCAGGGCGGTAGCAATACCCGTTCCGTCACCGGTAAGGCCGGGCGACCGGGTGTTTAAAACCTTTGATGCTAAGCTGATGGAACGGGCACGCGCTTTCTTCAATACTGGCGCCCCCTTGCGCCGCATCGCGGTAGATGCCGAAGTGGATGTCGGCGAAGGACGACCGTTGACTATCACATTTACTGATGTAGATGGATTTCGCGGCGCCGCCGCAACCAATTTTATTGCAGAAAGGGCAATCAAACGGCCGCTTACCGCGGAAACAGTAAAGAAACAGCTTGAGCGCCTTGGTACAACCGTTTTTGCCTTACGGAACTTAATATGTCGGATTGAGGGCGAAGTCATGGTTCCGCTAAGCGAAATTAACGAAGCGCGTCGTAAGGCCGTCGAAGCCTTGGAGCAGGCGCGGCTGTCCCGTTATCGCCGCCCGGATCTGTCGCCAAGGAGTATCACCTTGGAAGAGCTGTGTCCTCCGGATAAGGCGGCCAGTGCCAAAGCGAAAACCGAACTTATCGTTAATGTTGATACCCTGGAAAAGCTTGAAGCCGCGTTAGTTGCCGGAGCGGATTGGGTGCTGTATGGCGGAGAGACTTATAACCACCGGTCGATAACGGCTGATGAATATCGTCAGGCCGTTGAACTTACCCGATATCATGGTAGGAAGATAATATTAAATACACCGCGGCTGGTAAAGGAATGGCAAATACCGGGGCTGCGCAAAGAACTGGAACTATTTACTGAAATTTGCCCGGATGGTATTAGTGTAGGTAACCTTGGCTCTTTGCATATTGCACGCCAAATATGCCCTTTGCCGCTACATGCTGATTTTTCTTTCAATATTTATAATAGTGCTGCCGTTTGTTTTCTCACTGAGCAGGGAGTGGCGAGCCTGACTTTATCGCCTGAGCTGAACTTTGATCAGATTGAGAAAATTGCCGGTTGGGGCAGTGCGGCGTTGGAATGTATTGTCCATGGCTATTTGCCTTTAATGGTTTCTGAGTACTGTGTTGTCGGCAGCTTTATCGGAGCTCTGCATACCGGTAATTGCAACCAAGCCTGCCTGCGCGGCGAGTATTGGCTCCGCGATCGGATGAATGAGAAATTTGCGGTGGCAACTGACCAGTTTTGCCGCATGCATATTTTAAATGCCAAAGAACTTAATATGCTGCCTCATGTCATGAAGTTCATTCAACTCGGCATTGACCGTATTCGTATTGAAGCGAAAACAGGTGACCCTGCCTATGTGCAGCGAATTACCCAATTGTACCGCCAGTTATTGGACTTTGGTGAAGACCACCCTCTGTTAATTAAGGGCGATTTCTCCACGGTTGAGCATGCCGACATCACCAGGGGGCATTATTTTAGGGGCGTTTTATAA
- a CDS encoding endonuclease MutS2, which produces MDTSVLTTLEFVKIRNMLAEATVTSMGRELALALEPTDDRNEVERRLRETGEARDILLASSQVPFGGARDIRAILRRLEIGAILEPEELLAIGSTLYAARRLKQFLLEAKPPTVLLAEKAGRITILRNLEAAIESTVSEQGVVRDEASVELTRIRREIRAAQQRVKEKLDQILHSSAYQKYFQEALVTIRGDRYVIPIKQEHRYHFPGIVHDQSASGATVFIEPMAVVNLNNDIKQLVAAEKNEVERILASLSSQVARHVDAIRQNSEIVAALDLAFAKAKLGLDMQANIPLLNDKGRIFLRQARHPLIPRDEVVPIDVRLGEDFSILLITGPNTGGKTVTLKTVGLFALMTQAGLFIPAGSGSEMPVFRNVFADIGDEQSIEQSLSTFSAHMTNLVKILAKVSAHDLVLVDEIGAGTDPGEGAALAMAILEYLHGAGARTIATTHYSELKTFAYSRHGIENASVEFDIHTLRPTYRLQIGIPGSSNAFAISRRLGLPQELIDRARQFLDKDYAQFEKILAALEQEKKEYGERRRRMAELETEVAALRQKLAQEEAALLLRRREIIDKAQEEAMSIVRQARRQAEEVIARLKEQFSAASDKQRQQAIADARRQLQRQMAELHHPEPDAAEKTAPPALLAPGSTVYVTTLRQKGSVLAIKDGEAVVQLGVLKVNVPVAACRIVEEMAPTGQGHKGVSVDLAKVQSVSREIDVRGMTVAEAETVLEKYLDDALLAGLSEVNVIHGKGTGALRKGVRAYLKDHPHVVEIRIGELSEGGDGVTVVKLK; this is translated from the coding sequence ATGGATACATCAGTATTGACAACTTTGGAGTTTGTAAAAATTCGCAACATGCTGGCTGAGGCAACGGTTACCAGTATGGGCCGGGAACTGGCTTTGGCCCTTGAGCCTACCGACGATCGAAACGAAGTAGAGCGCCGGCTACGGGAAACAGGGGAAGCACGAGACATTCTCTTGGCTTCGTCCCAGGTCCCGTTTGGCGGAGCACGTGATATTCGCGCTATTCTTCGCCGGCTGGAAATCGGGGCGATCCTTGAACCGGAAGAATTACTGGCCATTGGCAGTACACTGTATGCGGCCCGCCGGCTTAAACAATTCTTGCTAGAGGCAAAGCCGCCAACCGTGCTTTTAGCCGAGAAAGCAGGGCGGATTACCATTTTACGCAATTTGGAAGCAGCCATTGAGAGCACCGTGAGTGAACAAGGGGTAGTGCGCGACGAAGCGAGTGTGGAACTTACCCGTATTCGCCGGGAGATTAGGGCAGCGCAGCAGCGGGTAAAGGAAAAATTGGATCAAATACTTCATTCCTCCGCGTATCAAAAATATTTTCAAGAGGCTTTAGTTACCATCAGGGGTGACCGCTATGTCATCCCCATTAAGCAGGAGCATCGTTATCATTTCCCCGGCATTGTTCACGACCAGTCGGCGAGCGGGGCGACTGTTTTTATCGAACCGATGGCCGTCGTCAACCTCAACAATGACATTAAGCAACTGGTAGCGGCGGAAAAAAATGAAGTAGAACGCATTCTTGCGTCTTTAAGTTCACAGGTTGCCCGCCATGTCGATGCCATCCGTCAAAATAGCGAAATAGTGGCCGCCCTTGATCTTGCTTTCGCAAAGGCTAAGTTGGGGCTGGATATGCAAGCCAATATACCGCTATTAAATGATAAAGGCCGAATTTTTCTGCGGCAAGCTCGCCATCCTTTGATTCCTCGTGATGAAGTTGTACCGATCGACGTAAGATTGGGTGAAGACTTTTCTATTTTGCTTATTACGGGGCCAAATACCGGCGGTAAAACGGTAACCTTAAAAACAGTCGGGCTATTTGCCCTTATGACTCAGGCCGGGTTGTTCATTCCTGCCGGTTCAGGCTCGGAAATGCCAGTATTTAGAAACGTTTTTGCCGATATTGGCGATGAGCAGAGTATTGAACAAAGCCTGAGCACGTTTTCGGCTCATATGACCAATTTGGTGAAAATATTGGCAAAAGTGTCGGCCCATGACCTGGTACTGGTTGATGAAATCGGCGCAGGTACCGATCCGGGTGAAGGGGCGGCTTTAGCCATGGCCATTCTTGAATATTTACACGGCGCGGGGGCCAGGACGATTGCCACCACTCATTACAGTGAACTTAAAACTTTCGCTTACTCCAGACATGGAATTGAGAATGCTAGCGTAGAATTTGATATACATACATTACGTCCTACCTACCGACTGCAGATTGGTATTCCCGGCAGCAGCAACGCCTTCGCTATCAGCCGGCGGTTAGGGCTGCCACAGGAACTGATCGATAGGGCCAGACAATTTTTAGATAAAGATTATGCCCAATTTGAAAAGATTTTGGCTGCTTTGGAACAAGAAAAGAAAGAATATGGAGAGCGCCGGCGGCGAATGGCGGAGCTAGAAACGGAAGTAGCCGCCCTGCGCCAGAAATTAGCCCAGGAAGAAGCAGCGCTTTTATTGCGCAGACGGGAAATTATCGATAAGGCGCAGGAAGAGGCGATGAGTATTGTTCGCCAAGCCAGACGGCAGGCTGAAGAGGTTATTGCCCGTCTTAAGGAACAGTTTTCCGCTGCCAGCGATAAACAGCGACAACAAGCTATCGCGGATGCGCGGCGGCAATTGCAGCGACAGATGGCTGAGTTGCATCATCCGGAACCTGACGCTGCCGAAAAGACAGCACCTCCCGCGTTACTTGCGCCAGGCTCTACAGTTTATGTAACAACTTTGCGGCAAAAGGGCTCTGTTTTAGCAATTAAAGACGGGGAGGCGGTTGTTCAATTAGGCGTTTTAAAGGTAAACGTGCCGGTGGCTGCTTGCCGGATAGTAGAAGAAATGGCGCCGACCGGTCAGGGGCATAAGGGGGTAAGCGTAGACCTGGCTAAAGTTCAAAGTGTTTCTCGGGAAATTGACGTCCGCGGTATGACCGTTGCCGAGGCCGAGACAGTATTGGAAAAATACTTGGATGATGCTTTGCTTGCCGGTTTAAGTGAAGTAAACGTGATTCACGGTAAAGGTACAGGCGCGTTACGCAAGGGAGTTCGCGCATATCTTAAAGACCATCCGCATGTAGTTGAGATACGCATCGGTGAGCTTAGTGAAGGCGGGGACGGAGTAACGGTTGTTAAATTAAAGTAA
- a CDS encoding ferredoxin domain-containing protein, whose amino-acid sequence MITKYREIEERAIEYVADLMCVAARTAPKAKGVDNLVAMVVKGRVKDQLAEEMRRIAKTTGAHFFERDAICLDKAALVVLLGQKVKPLGVPACGYCGFANCAENEKNNGLCAISIGDLGIAIGSAVSVAAQHHVDNRVMFSIGRAALNLDIFEEDVVKIAYGIPLSISGKSPFFDRT is encoded by the coding sequence ATGATAACTAAATATCGGGAGATTGAGGAACGCGCTATCGAGTATGTTGCCGACCTGATGTGCGTGGCGGCTAGGACAGCGCCAAAAGCCAAAGGTGTGGACAATCTGGTTGCTATGGTGGTAAAAGGGCGGGTGAAAGACCAGTTGGCGGAAGAAATGCGCCGGATTGCCAAGACGACCGGTGCGCATTTTTTTGAAAGGGATGCTATTTGTTTAGACAAGGCTGCACTGGTTGTACTTCTCGGACAAAAAGTGAAACCTTTGGGAGTACCTGCTTGCGGTTATTGCGGTTTTGCCAACTGTGCCGAAAACGAAAAAAACAATGGCCTTTGTGCTATCAGTATAGGCGATTTAGGTATTGCTATTGGCTCGGCCGTAAGCGTCGCGGCCCAGCATCATGTCGATAACCGCGTTATGTTTAGCATCGGCCGGGCAGCTCTCAATCTGGATATTTTTGAAGAAGACGTTGTAAAAATTGCCTATGGTATTCCCCTAAGCATTTCCGGAAAAAGCCCCTTTTTTGACAGAACATAA
- a CDS encoding YbaB/EbfC family nucleoid-associated protein, producing the protein MLENLGNIMEMVKKIQQNVENVQENLKNERIEVSSGDVIRVVINGQQDIISIELNAKYLSPDNAALLQDLLVATINNALAKSRDLNQTAMNKLATELNLPKIPGLF; encoded by the coding sequence ATGCTGGAAAACCTGGGAAACATTATGGAAATGGTGAAAAAAATTCAACAAAATGTCGAGAATGTCCAGGAAAACTTGAAAAATGAACGGATTGAAGTTTCAAGCGGGGATGTAATAAGAGTTGTCATAAACGGCCAGCAAGATATTATATCCATTGAATTGAACGCCAAGTATTTGTCGCCGGATAATGCAGCTCTCCTTCAAGATTTGCTTGTGGCCACCATAAATAATGCCCTGGCAAAATCGCGCGATCTTAATCAGACTGCCATGAATAAATTGGCAACCGAGTTAAATTTGCCGAAAATTCCGGGACTATTTTGA
- a CDS encoding transglycosylase domain-containing protein, producing the protein MSKKHNEQGQYDRRRRGKIGRLIAIALIVFAVLVAGAGLGFVTASIHTMPSLKGEIRPAASSQVFDSNGKLITTIHSVENRLPVSINKIPKDLQNAFIAAEDARFYQHIGIDPRGILRAIWANITDRGVSEGGSTITQQLAKNALLSQERTLKRKIQEAVLALQIERQYSKTEILEMYLNQIYFGQGAYGVQAAAQVYFGKNVENLSLAECAMLAGIPKSPNYYSPTNNFKAAKERQLTVLNQMVKYGYIDEATEEKAKKEEIKLVSPSAKDRPTASYFVDYVVQQLIDKYGADAVYKDGLKIYTSLDLDMQQAAERAMAQLPTAYTDKNGIKQPQGALVAIDPHTGYIKAMVGGRGNDQFNRAVMAERQPGSAFKPFVYLAALENGFTAASIIDDSPVSFGSWSPVNYDGKFRGPVSLRTALEQSLNVVAVKIAHQVGVDKPLYYAQQMGISTLVLHGNTNDRNLAMALGGLTRGVTPLEIASAYGVLANHGIRVEPVAIIKVVDRNGKVLEQHTRREKIVVNERTAYLLTDMLRGVITHGTGTGANIGRPAAGKTGTTSDYKDAWFVGYTPDLVAAVWMGYDNDGYLGGITGGSIPASIWRTFMSSALAKYPVRDFVAPQGIVTATISNKDGLLVTDPNNKESRKEIFIEGTQPTQPSPAANKPNNPDNKDEKDKKPAEQADSKTGDKSVPPPPARQDKPVTAPTTPATPPPPKPEPKKGGP; encoded by the coding sequence ATGAGTAAAAAGCATAACGAGCAGGGTCAGTACGACCGACGCCGCCGCGGCAAAATTGGAAGGCTGATCGCCATTGCACTGATTGTTTTTGCTGTCTTGGTAGCGGGCGCAGGACTAGGCTTTGTAACGGCTAGTATTCATACCATGCCAAGCCTGAAAGGGGAAATTCGTCCTGCCGCATCGTCGCAGGTTTTCGACAGCAACGGAAAATTGATCACGACTATCCACTCTGTCGAGAACCGTCTTCCCGTATCTATTAATAAAATACCTAAAGACTTGCAGAACGCTTTCATCGCCGCCGAAGATGCCCGGTTTTACCAGCACATTGGCATTGATCCCCGGGGAATTTTGCGGGCCATTTGGGCGAATATTACCGATAGGGGCGTATCGGAAGGCGGCAGCACAATAACTCAACAGTTGGCCAAAAATGCCCTTCTGTCACAGGAACGTACCCTCAAGCGGAAAATCCAGGAAGCCGTACTTGCCTTACAAATTGAGCGGCAATACAGTAAAACTGAGATTTTGGAAATGTACCTTAACCAGATTTATTTTGGACAGGGAGCTTACGGCGTACAAGCCGCTGCGCAGGTATATTTTGGGAAGAATGTTGAGAACCTTTCTTTAGCGGAATGCGCCATGTTGGCCGGTATTCCGAAAAGCCCTAATTATTACTCGCCGACAAATAACTTTAAGGCGGCAAAAGAACGGCAACTCACTGTCCTCAACCAGATGGTCAAGTATGGATACATTGACGAAGCCACTGAGGAAAAGGCGAAGAAAGAAGAAATTAAATTAGTATCACCTTCTGCAAAAGACCGGCCAACCGCATCCTATTTTGTCGACTATGTTGTCCAGCAATTAATTGATAAATATGGTGCCGATGCCGTATATAAAGACGGGTTAAAAATTTATACCAGCCTCGATCTGGATATGCAGCAAGCCGCTGAGCGGGCCATGGCCCAACTCCCTACTGCATACACGGATAAAAACGGGATTAAACAGCCCCAGGGAGCGCTGGTGGCGATAGATCCGCACACAGGATACATCAAAGCAATGGTTGGCGGCAGGGGCAACGACCAATTTAACCGGGCCGTTATGGCGGAACGTCAGCCCGGTTCGGCTTTTAAACCTTTTGTATACCTAGCAGCCCTCGAAAATGGCTTTACAGCTGCTTCGATTATAGATGATAGCCCTGTTTCTTTCGGCAGTTGGTCTCCTGTAAACTATGACGGCAAGTTTCGCGGACCTGTTTCGCTGCGTACCGCCCTGGAGCAATCACTCAACGTGGTAGCCGTCAAAATCGCGCACCAAGTTGGCGTGGATAAACCTCTATATTATGCCCAGCAGATGGGGATTTCTACATTAGTCTTGCATGGCAATACTAATGACCGCAATTTGGCAATGGCCTTAGGCGGTCTTACCCGTGGCGTAACGCCGCTGGAAATTGCGAGCGCTTACGGTGTGCTGGCCAACCACGGTATTCGGGTGGAGCCTGTCGCCATTATTAAAGTTGTTGACCGCAATGGCAAAGTTCTTGAACAACATACTCGCCGCGAAAAGATTGTCGTTAACGAACGCACTGCTTATCTTTTGACAGACATGCTGCGCGGAGTAATCACTCATGGCACCGGTACGGGAGCCAATATCGGCCGCCCGGCCGCGGGCAAAACGGGGACAACCAGCGACTACAAGGATGCCTGGTTCGTGGGCTATACCCCTGACCTGGTCGCTGCCGTCTGGATGGGTTACGACAATGACGGGTATCTAGGGGGCATAACCGGAGGCTCCATCCCAGCCAGTATTTGGCGTACTTTCATGAGCAGCGCCCTAGCTAAATATCCGGTACGGGACTTTGTGGCGCCTCAAGGCATTGTGACCGCTACGATATCGAATAAAGACGGACTGCTGGTTACCGATCCGAATAATAAAGAAAGCCGCAAGGAAATCTTTATCGAAGGCACGCAGCCGACCCAACCTAGCCCAGCCGCCAATAAACCCAATAACCCCGATAACAAAGATGAAAAAGATAAAAAACCAGCCGAACAGGCTGATAGCAAGACCGGTGATAAGTCAGTACCCCCTCCGCCTGCCCGACAAGATAAACCGGTCACTGCGCCTACTACCCCGGCTACCCCGCCGCCGCCCAAACCGGAGCCTAAAAAAGGCGGGCCGTAA
- the tyrS gene encoding tyrosine--tRNA ligase translates to MLPVEQQLRIIKRGVAEILPEPLLVEKLKRSVSTGIPLRVKLGLDPTAPDIHLGHTVVLRKLKQFQDLGHHVIIIIGDFTGRIGDPTGKSETRKQLTEEEIRINARTYEEQIFRILDKEKTEVVFNSSWLAPLSFADVIKLAAQYTVARMLEREDFSKRFKEGRPISIHEFFYPLMQGYDSVALKADIEFGGTDQKFNLLMGRHLQEQFGQEPQVAIMMPILEGLDGVNKMSKSLGNYIGINEPPGEIYGKAMSIPDDLMVRYFELVTDVSLEELEAIRHGLKTGELHPRDAKMRLAHTLVRLYHGVEAADNAQAEFIRVFQQRDIPTDMPEISLPASDAPVWLPKLLVQLGLAGSNSEAKRAIQQGAVKINGEKITNVDEEVFLVDGLVAQVGRRKFAKIVLVK, encoded by the coding sequence ATGCTACCTGTTGAACAACAGTTAAGAATAATTAAACGCGGTGTCGCCGAAATCCTGCCAGAACCGCTGCTGGTAGAAAAACTGAAGCGGTCTGTTAGTACGGGCATACCTCTTAGGGTAAAGCTTGGGTTAGACCCTACCGCACCGGATATTCATCTTGGACATACGGTGGTGCTCCGCAAGCTCAAGCAGTTTCAGGACTTGGGGCACCACGTTATTATTATCATCGGCGATTTTACCGGTCGAATTGGTGACCCGACCGGCAAATCGGAGACTCGTAAACAGCTTACCGAAGAAGAAATCCGCATTAACGCCCGCACTTACGAGGAGCAAATTTTCCGGATTCTTGACAAAGAAAAAACAGAAGTAGTGTTTAACAGCTCTTGGCTAGCGCCGCTTTCATTTGCCGACGTTATAAAACTGGCCGCACAATATACCGTTGCCCGGATGCTGGAAAGGGAGGATTTTTCCAAGCGGTTTAAAGAGGGGCGGCCGATCAGTATTCATGAGTTCTTTTATCCTCTTATGCAGGGTTATGACTCAGTAGCGCTAAAGGCGGACATTGAGTTTGGCGGCACCGACCAAAAATTTAACCTGCTGATGGGGCGGCACTTGCAGGAACAGTTTGGCCAGGAACCGCAGGTGGCGATTATGATGCCTATCTTGGAAGGGCTTGACGGCGTCAACAAAATGAGCAAAAGTCTGGGTAATTATATTGGTATCAATGAACCGCCCGGTGAAATTTACGGGAAAGCGATGTCCATCCCAGATGACCTGATGGTTCGTTATTTCGAATTGGTTACCGATGTAAGCCTGGAGGAATTGGAAGCTATTCGGCATGGCCTGAAGACCGGCGAGCTTCACCCACGCGACGCCAAGATGCGTTTGGCCCATACGCTGGTTCGGCTATATCATGGTGTAGAAGCGGCAGATAATGCCCAAGCGGAATTTATTCGCGTTTTTCAGCAGCGGGACATTCCTACGGATATGCCGGAGATCAGCTTGCCGGCCAGTGATGCTCCCGTGTGGCTGCCCAAGCTGCTTGTCCAACTTGGTCTGGCAGGCAGCAACAGTGAAGCCAAGCGTGCCATTCAGCAGGGAGCAGTTAAGATTAACGGCGAGAAAATTACCAATGTGGATGAAGAAGTGTTCCTTGTTGATGGTTTGGTGGCTCAAGTGGGCAGACGAAAATTTGCCAAGATCGTTTTAGTAAAATAG
- a CDS encoding putative hydro-lyase translates to MDLSQMLPKAVKALIRQNKLVQPTSGMAKGYAQANLVVLPKDLAFDFLLFAQRNPKPCPILDVTEVGSPEPALVAPGSDLRYDIPKYRIYVKGQLVEEVLDLEKYWTQDLVAFLLGCSFTFEAGLLDAGIPVRHIEENCNVPMYITNKQCIPAGVFRGPMVVSMRPIPQEQVVKAVQVTSRFPAVHGAPVHIGDPAAIGIKDLSKPDFGDAVTIKPGEVPVFWACGVTPQAVAMTVKPELMITHAPGHMFICDIRDEDLALF, encoded by the coding sequence TTGGATTTGTCACAGATGCTTCCTAAAGCCGTTAAGGCCCTTATCAGGCAAAACAAGTTAGTCCAGCCTACTTCCGGCATGGCCAAAGGATACGCTCAGGCTAATCTAGTCGTTCTTCCCAAAGACCTGGCCTTTGATTTTCTCCTTTTTGCCCAGCGCAATCCCAAACCTTGTCCCATCCTCGATGTCACTGAAGTGGGTTCGCCTGAACCGGCATTGGTTGCACCCGGTTCCGATTTGCGCTACGACATCCCCAAATACCGGATCTATGTAAAAGGCCAGCTTGTTGAAGAAGTCTTGGATCTCGAGAAATATTGGACTCAAGACCTTGTCGCTTTTCTGCTAGGCTGCAGTTTTACGTTTGAAGCTGGGCTGTTGGATGCCGGAATACCCGTCCGGCATATTGAAGAAAACTGTAATGTTCCCATGTATATTACTAATAAACAGTGCATACCGGCGGGAGTATTCCGCGGCCCCATGGTGGTTAGCATGCGCCCCATCCCGCAGGAGCAGGTAGTCAAAGCCGTGCAGGTGACATCACGGTTTCCCGCCGTGCATGGCGCTCCCGTCCATATTGGCGATCCGGCGGCCATAGGGATTAAAGATCTTAGTAAACCCGATTTCGGCGATGCCGTAACCATAAAGCCCGGAGAAGTTCCTGTATTCTGGGCGTGTGGTGTTACCCCTCAGGCCGTAGCCATGACAGTCAAGCCTGAATTAATGATTACGCATGCTCCCGGTCATATGTTCATCTGTGACATCCGCGACGAAGACCTCGCTCTCTTCTAA
- a CDS encoding DUF2848 domain-containing protein, whose product MKNLLELTVVYKNGGCDKVGMVVENIYNGGYAGRNQEHVREHIEELAKVGVPAPTTTPTLYPLANYNLTTADRIQVQNSETSGEIEYVLLWQAGRAYVTVGSDHTDRELENFSVAKSKQACPNIIAKEVWLYEDVKDHWDQIQLKCWVTKDGQRVLYQDATLAALMRWEEWEPIFTKLGITKLNNSVFFSGTINTVGKALIFADKYELEMIDPVLGRSLRHEYTVQVLPDGIK is encoded by the coding sequence ATGAAAAATCTGCTTGAGTTGACAGTCGTTTATAAAAATGGTGGCTGCGACAAAGTAGGAATGGTAGTTGAGAACATCTATAACGGTGGGTATGCTGGCCGCAATCAGGAACACGTAAGGGAGCATATTGAAGAATTGGCCAAGGTCGGTGTTCCCGCTCCGACTACTACGCCTACTCTTTATCCTTTAGCGAATTACAATTTAACAACGGCGGACCGAATTCAAGTGCAAAACAGCGAAACTTCCGGGGAAATCGAATATGTTTTGCTGTGGCAGGCCGGCAGGGCATATGTTACTGTTGGCAGTGACCATACTGACAGGGAGTTGGAAAATTTCAGTGTTGCCAAATCCAAACAGGCCTGTCCCAACATCATTGCCAAAGAAGTGTGGCTGTATGAGGATGTAAAGGATCACTGGGACCAAATCCAGTTAAAATGCTGGGTGACAAAAGATGGCCAGCGGGTTCTTTATCAGGATGCCACGCTTGCCGCCCTCATGCGCTGGGAAGAATGGGAACCTATTTTTACAAAGCTGGGTATTACCAAACTGAACAACAGTGTCTTTTTCTCCGGGACGATTAATACGGTCGGCAAAGCGCTTATTTTTGCCGACAAATACGAACTGGAAATGATTGACCCGGTATTGGGCCGTTCATTGCGACATGAGTATACTGTGCAAGTGCTGCCCGATGGAATTAAATAA